The Chryseobacterium suipulveris genome window below encodes:
- a CDS encoding SusC/RagA family TonB-linked outer membrane protein, with protein sequence MNVKLKVLSIGAAFFAAQSLSAQVDTTRVQQIDEVVVIGYGTQRKSDVTSSVSTVKGDAIANLNTPTFEAQLAGRSTGVQVVNSTGDIGRAPTVRIRGVNSISSGTAPLYVIDGVPMFSGDTGGGNTYANALGDINPSDIETMTVLKDGAATAIYGSRAANGVILITTKKGRGGRFSVSYNNQFSIANVVKKIDLLHTPDFITISNEKAAAAGTVWARGNEFDTDWQGAVLRTGTQTDHFLSMTGGLGKGNFYTSLGYTNQEGVIMPNGMERLSIRMNADQKVTDFLKLTTNMSYSETEYKGLNNNYNAISGAMFSAIRQLPNTPIYNPATPTGYNIYTQGTVSRVGQWQNLIPITSDLTNIAYIVRNNKYQSNLSRFIGSVAADLKITSWLDYKLQVSKDRSVTTGFLYWNRVHGDGFSRGGYIDNNYLNLDRWNIQNIATFNKSFSDHNFNLVLVNEYQKQRSTNFYADGQGLSSDFFGDINVITGSYGTQYSGGGAAENGLISYAARLSYNFANKYFIQGTIRRDGLSKLPTANKWGNFPGVSLGWTVSNESFLKGNTTLSDLKLRASYGKVGNTEIGNYAYLGLYSPFKYADYNGIGYSQAGNDQLMWETSAKKNIGADLGFMNNRFTLTADYFINDNDGLILAVPVPGFLGIPGGVVNKNIGRMQNKGWEFSANADILKAEKFSWNLSGNVTFIKNEVMALVDGKDIIQSQFGETAYLIREGESLRSLYGYQYWGVNPANGNPVYYKADGSLVQANIANQGYYLFDPANPGTLGAQSSLTNNDRQILGNILPTYYGAVNSTFKYGNFDLGIMARFSGGNHIFNVSRREMLNQDFYNNGTEILGRWQSASNPGDGWTPKLHGGRGNFINLNGVVNSRFVEKGDFVKIDNITLGYSLPTSMLSSVYLTKLRVYGVVQNSFMFTKYKGIDPEMEINGMDYNAVPRQRTVSLGINATF encoded by the coding sequence TAAGCATTGGAGCAGCTTTTTTTGCCGCCCAAAGTTTATCGGCTCAAGTCGATACGACGCGGGTTCAGCAAATTGACGAAGTTGTTGTAATCGGGTATGGAACCCAGAGAAAATCAGACGTTACTTCGTCTGTAAGTACGGTGAAGGGAGATGCAATCGCCAACTTGAATACGCCAACCTTTGAAGCTCAGCTTGCAGGCCGCTCAACCGGTGTACAAGTTGTAAACAGTACCGGTGATATTGGTCGTGCGCCAACTGTAAGAATTCGAGGGGTAAACTCCATTAGTTCTGGAACTGCGCCGCTATATGTAATCGATGGTGTTCCTATGTTTTCTGGTGATACTGGAGGTGGAAATACTTATGCCAACGCATTAGGAGATATCAACCCTTCCGACATTGAGACTATGACCGTTTTGAAAGATGGTGCTGCAACTGCAATTTACGGATCTCGTGCTGCGAACGGGGTAATTTTGATTACTACCAAAAAAGGTAGAGGCGGAAGATTCTCTGTATCATACAACAATCAGTTCAGTATTGCGAATGTCGTGAAGAAAATTGATCTTCTTCATACACCTGACTTCATAACCATCTCAAACGAAAAAGCTGCAGCAGCAGGGACAGTTTGGGCAAGAGGAAATGAATTTGACACCGATTGGCAGGGAGCGGTGCTGAGAACAGGTACTCAAACCGACCATTTCCTTTCAATGACTGGAGGACTTGGTAAAGGAAACTTCTATACATCATTAGGTTACACGAATCAAGAAGGGGTTATCATGCCAAATGGAATGGAAAGACTTTCTATCCGAATGAATGCAGACCAGAAAGTAACTGATTTCTTGAAATTGACCACCAATATGTCATATTCAGAAACTGAATATAAAGGTTTGAATAACAATTACAACGCGATTTCTGGTGCGATGTTCAGTGCGATCAGACAATTGCCGAACACGCCGATTTATAACCCTGCAACACCAACCGGTTATAACATCTATACGCAAGGTACAGTAAGCCGGGTGGGTCAGTGGCAAAACCTTATTCCAATCACTAGTGATCTTACAAACATTGCATATATAGTAAGAAATAACAAATACCAGTCAAATCTTTCTCGTTTTATCGGAAGTGTTGCTGCAGACTTAAAAATCACCAGCTGGTTAGATTACAAATTGCAGGTAAGTAAAGACCGTTCAGTTACTACTGGTTTCCTATACTGGAACAGGGTACACGGAGACGGTTTCTCAAGAGGCGGTTACATTGACAATAACTATTTGAATCTTGACCGTTGGAACATCCAGAATATTGCGACGTTCAATAAATCATTCAGTGACCATAATTTCAACTTAGTTTTGGTTAATGAATACCAAAAGCAAAGATCTACCAACTTCTACGCTGATGGACAAGGATTGTCATCCGATTTCTTTGGGGATATTAACGTAATTACCGGTTCTTATGGAACTCAGTATTCAGGCGGTGGAGCAGCTGAAAACGGGTTGATTTCATACGCAGCTCGTCTAAGCTATAACTTCGCAAACAAATATTTCATTCAGGGAACGATCAGAAGAGACGGTCTTTCTAAATTACCAACGGCTAACAAATGGGGTAATTTCCCAGGAGTTTCCTTAGGATGGACGGTGTCTAACGAAAGTTTTTTGAAAGGAAATACCACATTGTCTGACCTTAAGCTTAGAGCTTCTTACGGTAAAGTCGGTAATACCGAAATTGGAAACTATGCATATTTAGGTCTATATAGCCCATTCAAATATGCAGATTATAACGGAATTGGATATTCACAAGCTGGTAACGACCAGTTGATGTGGGAAACAAGTGCCAAGAAAAATATCGGGGCTGATCTCGGTTTCATGAACAACAGGTTTACTTTAACGGCAGATTACTTCATCAATGATAACGACGGATTAATCCTAGCAGTTCCTGTGCCTGGATTCTTGGGGATTCCTGGCGGTGTTGTAAACAAGAACATTGGTAGAATGCAAAACAAAGGTTGGGAATTCAGTGCAAATGCAGACATCTTAAAAGCTGAGAAATTCTCATGGAATCTTTCAGGAAACGTTACCTTTATTAAGAATGAGGTAATGGCGCTTGTTGATGGGAAAGACATCATTCAGTCACAATTTGGTGAAACTGCTTATTTGATCAGAGAAGGCGAATCGCTTAGATCTTTATATGGTTACCAATATTGGGGAGTAAACCCAGCAAACGGTAACCCTGTGTACTACAAAGCTGATGGTTCATTGGTGCAGGCAAATATTGCAAACCAAGGATACTACCTTTTTGATCCTGCAAACCCTGGAACACTGGGAGCTCAATCTTCCCTGACAAACAACGACAGACAAATTCTTGGAAATATCTTGCCAACGTACTATGGGGCTGTTAACTCCACCTTTAAGTATGGTAACTTTGATCTAGGAATCATGGCGAGATTCAGTGGTGGTAACCACATCTTCAATGTGTCGCGAAGAGAGATGCTGAACCAGGATTTCTACAATAACGGTACTGAAATTTTGGGTAGATGGCAGAGTGCGAGCAACCCTGGAGACGGCTGGACACCAAAACTACACGGAGGTCGTGGAAACTTCATCAACCTAAATGGTGTAGTTAACTCTCGATTTGTTGAGAAAGGCGATTTCGTGAAAATTGATAACATCACATTAGGATATTCACTTCCTACTAGTATGTTGTCGTCGGTTTATCTTACAAAACTCAGAGTGTACGGAGTAGTACAAAACAGCTTCATGTTCACAAAATACAAAGGAATCGATCCTGAAATGGAAATCAATGGTATGGACTATAACGCTGTACCAAGACAGAGAACGGTTTCTTTAGGTATCAATGCAACTTTCTAA
- a CDS encoding RagB/SusD family nutrient uptake outer membrane protein, with the protein MKILNIKKKTLFIPLMVALMALTGCTRENVLELQPYNQISEDAAFSTKENIILSVNGMYQAAQVGMYNFENPSQSGRGYLFGAAIFQQNDMRGEDMVNTAAFYAITYTGTWDPSGALNTVYYWVDTYKLINRANLVIEGVGKAIQNGVISQAEGNDYIGQALFFRAFSYYELNNFFSRPYKHTPDASHMGMPYLLKPSNTLASIDENSQIGRGSVASNYAQIIADLDQAESLTASKTTRSVKNGIVYASKEAAIALKTRVYMTKGDYAKVITEANKLNGLYTLTADPNGPFANNYGNTESIFSLENSATNNPGVNGALPSQYNGRALIAVSPIIWNQPGWLATDKRRGPNLIRTVTNAASQPQFLLTNKYKDTSTLTDASPLIRYAEVLLNRAEAKARLGDATYLADLNAVRNRSLANPATEQYTAFNTAADAVKAILLERRIEFLGEGQRWNTIQRLQHDDLAPIAGIPAKYRNGQNPTWADYQIGTPYVIKPTDVPAIPYSDFKFVWPIPTIETSSNPVLAAQQNPGY; encoded by the coding sequence ATGAAAATACTTAATATTAAAAAGAAAACTCTTTTTATTCCTTTAATGGTTGCCTTAATGGCATTGACAGGGTGTACAAGAGAAAATGTACTCGAATTACAACCTTATAACCAGATCAGTGAAGATGCAGCTTTTTCAACTAAGGAAAATATCATCCTTTCGGTGAATGGTATGTATCAAGCGGCTCAGGTTGGTATGTATAACTTTGAGAACCCTTCTCAATCGGGAAGAGGGTATCTCTTTGGAGCTGCTATTTTCCAGCAGAACGATATGCGTGGGGAAGATATGGTGAATACAGCAGCTTTCTATGCAATTACCTATACAGGAACGTGGGATCCTTCAGGTGCCCTAAATACTGTTTATTACTGGGTAGATACCTACAAGTTAATCAACCGTGCAAACCTTGTAATCGAGGGGGTAGGTAAAGCGATTCAGAATGGTGTTATCTCTCAAGCGGAAGGAAACGACTATATCGGTCAAGCATTGTTTTTCAGAGCTTTCAGCTATTATGAATTGAACAATTTCTTTTCTAGACCTTACAAGCATACTCCTGACGCATCGCATATGGGAATGCCGTATCTATTGAAACCAAGCAACACTCTAGCGTCAATTGACGAGAATTCACAGATTGGTCGTGGATCGGTTGCTTCGAACTATGCTCAGATTATTGCCGACCTTGATCAGGCGGAATCTTTGACGGCTTCCAAAACAACCAGATCTGTAAAGAATGGTATTGTGTATGCGTCTAAAGAAGCAGCTATCGCTTTGAAAACGAGAGTTTATATGACCAAAGGTGACTATGCTAAAGTGATTACTGAAGCTAACAAACTAAATGGACTTTATACATTGACAGCTGATCCAAACGGACCATTTGCGAACAATTATGGAAATACTGAAAGTATTTTCTCATTAGAGAATTCTGCAACAAACAATCCGGGGGTAAACGGAGCGTTGCCTTCACAATACAACGGTAGAGCGCTTATCGCGGTAAGCCCCATCATCTGGAATCAGCCAGGATGGTTGGCAACCGATAAAAGAAGAGGACCTAACTTGATTAGAACAGTGACTAACGCTGCATCGCAGCCACAATTCTTACTGACAAACAAGTACAAGGACACTTCGACTTTGACCGATGCGTCGCCACTTATCAGATATGCTGAGGTATTATTGAACAGAGCAGAGGCAAAAGCAAGATTGGGGGATGCTACCTATTTGGCAGATCTAAACGCTGTGAGAAACAGATCTCTTGCAAATCCTGCAACGGAGCAGTATACTGCTTTTAATACTGCTGCGGATGCTGTGAAAGCAATCCTTTTGGAAAGAAGAATCGAGTTTCTTGGCGAAGGTCAAAGATGGAACACCATTCAGCGTCTCCAACATGATGATCTCGCACCAATTGCTGGAATTCCTGCGAAGTACCGTAACGGACAAAACCCTACATGGGCTGACTATCAAATTGGAACACCTTATGTGATCAAACCAACTGATGTGCCTGCAATTCCTTATTCTGATTTCAAATTTGTTTGGCCAATTCCAACAATTGAAACCAGCTCAAATCCAGTTCTTGCTGCACAGCAGAACCCTGGTTATTAA